The nucleotide sequence AGAAAGACAAATCCGTGTACAGAATTAGTCAGTCGGGAATTACCCAGAACCAGCTACTAGCGTGGTGCTGAGACACCCTTCCACCTCCATAGGTCTATTACTTCGCTCCAATTTCTCTCCTTACCTGCTTGCTGTTCTGTGTCCCCTTTTCCCAAACCCCAGGGTCTTCTTTAGCTAGACTCAGAACGCAGATAGAAGGGAACGCCTatgaattttttaagtttaatattgattttgtttggttTGAAAGcataatttcttttcatattttcatatttctccttAATCAATAGACGGGTTTTCGTGGGTCACCTTTTTCGAACCCCACTCCTATTTTTATACTAAACAGGACAATTGGACATTACTATAAGTAGAATACCAACACACTCCTTTGACATATAAAGAGGAAAAGCAGAAAAGTTCCCAGGAAGCTAACAAAGAGAGCTTGCTATTAACTTTTACAGTGCTTTCACTAACTCTGGTGTTCCTAGAGAGAGCCCACGGACCCActtgaatattttaatttcttccactgAAAAGATTAGGAAGAGTagagcaaaaaagaaaggaaaataaagggggATAAAGGGTAGGAATGAGTAAACTTGTTCATTTCCTCGTGggtttttgaaataatttaaccTGTTcctttaacaagaaaaaaaaaatgatgtttaaGAGACTTCCCACTTCAGTTCTTTCAGGCACTTCCCCATTAGCCATTTgagtgtttttgtttatttgtttttggagGGTGGGATAGAATAGGAAGATTTGTGAGAGGTTAGATTTAATATTCTCATATTTTGAATTCCCTAAAAGTTCTTTAACTCAACCTGCCCTTGAGGCTATATTGCTTCTCtttctagaaaagagaaaaggtgaagaaaatacaagaaaattgagagaaaaagaagatttgagaaggaaaggatggaaggGGATGGAAGATATTCTAGTCTACAGAGTAATGCTAACGATTCTTTACAGAAAGGATTTAGAATTCCCTAGTTGGATACGAGTTGAATAAAGCCCTAAACATCAGACAACCTATAGCCTCCATTCTGAGAACTACTCCAGCCTTGTCCTCACAGTCCTGCAACCCCTTATCTCACATGACTCCTCTCCTCATCCTAGTGATTCAGCTAAAAACCGCCTGCAAAGAAAACAATCCACAAAGAAACCTTCTCTGTGAAACTGCAGTCAGTACCTCTCTTTCAGTCGCAGAAATAACTCTTTTAAGGGCACAAATTAAATTGTCTCTTCCACCCTCCCCATCAtttaaaacatacatatacatacatttctaATTCAAAATGCActacaagaaaggaaaaaaaaacataaaggattTAAATTCTGAGCacaacaaattcatttaaaatgtcattttcagGATGATTAAAATGATATCTCCAGTGGCAGAATTAAGaattttctcaatattttatATAGCAAATAGgagattttatttctaaaatccaagagattttaaaaatatattcttcacttgatctcttttatattttctacaaatacattttcttttccactcCTCAGGATATCTGCCTCCTAAGAGGAGCCACAATTATTTTCAGTAGGCTGAGAAAAAGCTTCGGTTTCCATCTGAATAGATTTGGTTCTTCCCCAGCAGCTCTGGAAGAGTGAATCCCTTCTCTAGAGAGACTCTAAAACAAGTCTAATTTTCCTAAGGGAGTGGTGATATGCCCCTCCCTCAGTCCCACCAAACTCCCACAACCACTAAaactaatagaagaaaaaaaaagaatctttttaatttgtataATTTATTAGAAGCTTCTTAGGAACTATATTTAATCCAAATATCTACATAAGttacaacagaaaaaaaagactgaCTTCGCAAATACCAAACTGCCAAATAATATACACGGATCTGTCAATGTccataaaaaatgtgaaggggtgAGTAGATAGGGGAAAGTTGcagaatttcctttttacaacAAAATATACAGATACTAAAAACTAAATGTTTAGTCCAACTTTTGACAGCATTATACAGCTACAGGTTCACAtcaaaggtaagaaaaaaaaatatgtcaagGCCAGTGAAAATGTTTCCTTTGCCTTGAGCAGCCaaatttggggagggggcaggagacAGGGATTGAAGCCTGGGATGCCTTGTGCCTCCTTTGTTTCTGTGATGAGTGGGTTTGGTAAAAGcgcctttcctctttccccagaTTCCCCACTTCCGAAATCCATGAATTTACATTCGAGTCTACTTAGCTGACAATGTGTATGGGTGAAAGTTGTTTCctagtatgtgtgtgtatgtgtatatgtatgtgtatgtatgtttgaaTGTGTATGAGTATTGTGTATATACCCATATACAATGTGTAtataagtttatatatacatgtaatgtatattatgtaaatgtgtgtgtgtgtgtacatatacacatacacatatacttttAAAGTCTAAAGTCACCATGGCCCTCTCGGAAAAGTCCCATTCAGACGTTCTAAACCCATTTTCATCACCTAAGAGAAACCCccaaagtatttctttttctgtccgtCTCTTTCTGTTTAAAGATTCCTTAAAGAAACCTTAAATTCactttttttgcttctattaAAACGCACGAAATTAAAAACCACAGAAAGGAAAGACGTCCAGcagtttggtttttgttttgtttcttttgtttaaaagGAGAAAGACTATTAAGAAAAGTTGAAACATAAAGTGGGAGCAGCTGAGTTGATTCTTATCTGTGTGTGCTGTGATGGGGAGATGTGGAAAGTGGagtggggtgggtggggaggacTCATTTGTTTTTGGTATGAAATCTTTTCACCAGGTCCTACCGTAAAGCAAGGTAGAACAGGACATGGCAGCGCCATAGTCCGAGCTCGAAGAGTTCAGGTGGGACAAGCTGGACACTTGGCTTTGGAGGGACGAAGGACTGGCGGAGTGCTGGGCCAGATCCGGGGACTGGCCAGCGCTGCTAGACTGGTGGTTCGGGTGCTGGCTTAGGCTGGTGCCGTTGCTGGACACAGTAATGGCCGCAGCCGCGGACCCCTGCTGCTGGTGGCCTTGGAGGCCAGCAGCACTGGGGGCGTTAGAGCCCGCCTGGCATGGCTTGCCATCCTTGACCAAGACCGGCACTGCCACTCTCCGCGGGGACTGCTGCTGTTGTTGGCAGGAGCCGCTGTCCTGCTGCATCTGCTGTTGGGCGGCCTTGTCCTTGGCCTGCCGCTTCATTTTGTAGCGGTGGTTTTGGAACCAGATTTTAACTTGCGTTGGTGTAAGGTGGATCATGCTGGCCAGGTGTTCTCTCTCAGGAGCCGACAGGTACTTTTGCTGCTTGAAGCGCCGCTCCAGTTCGTACACCTGCGCCTGGGAGAAGAGGACCCGGCGCTTTCGCCTCGGCGCGCTCTGCAGTGGAGCTATGTTCTTGCTCACGTCCCCCAGAGGGCCCAGGCCTCCCATGCCGCTCATGTTCATGCCGCTTGTGGGGCCCATGAAGCGGGAGACTGTAAGGTGACAACAGCATATGGGTCGGGCTGGGGACCTTGGCGACATTTCCGCCTCAGGTCCCCTTAACTACAGCTCCACACCCCACCCCTCTAGGCCCCGACCGCCCCGTCCAGGCATACTGTTCACCAACTCAGGGGGTCTACTGGGCAAGTGAAAGGAAGGCTCTggattttcattatttaaaaatgtttaaagcaaAAAAGTACTTTCTCTTTTGGTCTAAAAGACTCAGTGATGCAGTCTAACCCTCGAGAGACTTCGGTGGGAATCCTAGAAGCAGTCCTAGCTGCAGTCCACAGAGTGGGAATTCAGATTTCCCGCTTTCTGGACAATATATATTCCAATTTAATCGCTTCTGCAAAGTCTTAGTTCCCTTGGAAAAACTTGGAACAATCCCCAATTGAACTCATTTCAAAAGGATATTTTAGAGAGGAGGCTGAAGGTCTTAAGAAAGGAAGGGCTTCGTTTTTGAGGGAAAATCAGAAGCCTAGAATTGCGGGGTTGAAAGCCTTAGACTAAAACAGATCTAATTCCtaccccccccccgccccatattcTGCATGCCTCCTCACCCAGTCAACCCTCAAACCCCTTAGCCCATTGACTGAAGGCAAAATCGCCTTCAAGAAGTCTCCTACTCTCCAGAGCAAAGGACTTTGCTAATTTCTTTGCTCTCAGcattttttatctcctttcttcaaTTACTTCCTTAGTAACTGGAGTAAGAGGATCCTGTGCATTCTACCCTAGGCTAACCCCCTCCCCCCTTGTCGCTTTTTCCACAATCCCAGGCCAGGCCGCGATTGTAGCTCCCGATGCCACTCGTTTACCACCAGCCCCCCACCCCCTCATCAACTTGCTTCATTTCCACAGAAAACATTTCACTATGTAAGGACTTATTCTTCCTCGTCTCTCCTTCTCTTAAACCTCAACAAAAAAAGGTTTTGAGAAGGGTAGGGAGGGtatggagaagagggagaaaataaaggaagatttTCCATTGGGAGTGTTCGGGACACCCAAGAATCTGTtaccccttctcttctctgctaCCCTTGGCATATAGGTAGAAGAAGGAGGACCCCTAACTTCCCTGCACTCCTACTCCTTTACGCCGCTGCCCGGAGGTCCCCTCAGCGAACCAAGGTCCCCCTCCCCCGCACTCTCCCACTCCCTTCGCTATTGCCCGCTCGTGGGGTAACACTTACTGGATGGGAAGCGTGGGTCCGCGTTGGCCCCATACCAGCCTGTGGCCGAGGCGCTGTTCCTCATGGTCTCCTGGTAGGGAGGCAGCTCGCTCATGTTGCTGAGGTTGCCGTTGCAGTAGCCCCCCATAGCGGTGTGCGAGAGCTGGGGGACCCCAGCAGCAGTCATATGGTAGGCGGCAGTCACGGTCCCGTTGTGACCCATCGGATGCTGCTGCATAGTCGGTTGGGCTACCTGACTCTGTCTGTATGCCGCTAGCGGAGCCCCGAGGTTACTCCCCTCCATGCCCACTTTCTTGTAGCTTTCCTCCAGGGGACTCAAGATGTCAGACACAGAGAAAGGAGTCGTGTGCTTTGGACTCATCGACATGATTCGGCGGCAgctagaggaggaaggaagaggaggaaaaaaaaaggagaggggggaaggCAAAGCCTCGctgctttttccccctccctttgcCAAATATTCTGGTGTTACCTTAACGCCGATCTTGTTGGATGTACACGTAACGGAGTGGACCAAGTCCGCCTTAATTGGATTGAGTGGAGGCTCAGGGGCTGCCTTCCGTTTGTTTTAGCCAGGCGCCAGGTTTTAGGCAGCCACCAGAGGCGGGGCGTAGGCACTAAAGCTTCAAGACAATAGAAGCCTACATCTTGCCCGAGATAATTAGCTTACATGCTGATGACAAGGTAAACACCTTTAAGTTTCACTTGTCAGGATTTTTAAgtcttaaaagaagagagagggagagacggGACCCGagacattttttctctctccttccctccccccaactcctCACCCCCCTGATTTCTTGTGGGGTGTCGGTAgggtgggtggggagagaggaagaggagggaatgaaAGCAGGGAGGGATCGTGGGGGGAGTAAAAGAGGAGGAGTGAGAGAAGGTAAATGCTGCTTTTCAATCAATCTACAGAAtggaaaagtgaaatgactttctcCTGTGCTTACGGACCTAGTAGAAGAGAGGGATTTGATGCTGGGATGAAGTTTGGATTATCACCTGAGCCCGCCAGAATTGTTCCCCACTGCCCTCCCAGATCTGAGCCTTCCAGTTTGTTCTAGACCACATCGGACTTTCTTCAGAAGAGACCAAATAGTGAATAAATTATAGAGCTCCAGACTAGTGCTTTTCCCAGAGATCAGATACTTGGGTCTGCCTTTCTTAACAGTCAAAGAGACAGCGCTCTCCTACTCAGCCCCTTCTTTCCTCCCGGAAAAGAATCCTGTTGGGCTGAGCAGCAATTTAGGAAGGGAACGGAACGCACACCACTGGGGAGACTGCTTCACCTCTACCAGGCCCTCAACTACTGAGAGCAtcaccacaccacaccacaccacaccacaccacaccacaccacacacacacacacacacacacacacacacacacacacacattcacttCTGCCCTACAGAGGTTGTGTATATCAATAATAATGCCAGAGTAAAAACTCAAGCGGGTTGGACACACGGCAAGGAAGACTTGGTTGTGTGTTAGGTATGGAAGTGGGGGATTAGTTCGCTAATTAGATGGGAGTGGATCGATATGGATGGCACCACCCCTAGCCACCACCTCCGGAGCATCTTTCCATTCAGGGGACGCACAGGCACAAGGCTTCCAGACTTGAGTGAACAGACTTTTAGATAAATCTTGAAGAAATCTTTTCACTTCTTCtcgaggaaaggaagaagggagcagATATGCTCCCTCTTCATTGCTTTTGACAAAACCAAACTCTGGAGTCATAATCTCTTTTCTAGGCTGCGGAGATAGTCTAAGGGATTTCATTCAATACACTGTGTAGGAGGAAAACGTAGAGCCTGCATGGTCAGAGGCCAGTAGTTCCCAGTTctagagaaccaggagaaattttATTTTGGTCAGTGCTCTCAGGACTTTTGCCCCATactttaaagaaatgcaaaagtacacttgggaaataattaaatatcCTTACTTAAAGTGGTCGTGTAAATGGTCAATTTTCATTGGTGATTGCACAAGATATTAAGACACAaggataattttgttttatttaagcaCCTCTTGCTCAGCAAGCAAGAAACTGCTGAGGATAAAGGTTTCTATTATGAGAGTCTATCCTTCAAAAGTAAAGCTTGAATCTTGAGTTTGCCTCAGGCAGAGAGAGTTCTTTCCTATACCATAAGTAGTTTAGGAACTTCTTGCCACCTGCTTCTTTACTGTCTTTACACTTTTTAGTCCCTTGTACTACTCCCCTTCTTTATAGAGGACATTGATTATAATGGAATTGGACTCTGAGTCGACCCAGAGtggaaatattttacttttttgacaTCTTGGCtgatgttttgtttgtttgtttgtctttggATTTCTTTGTTGTCTTCCTTGGAACAAGTCTGGAACCCAGGAACA is from Gracilinanus agilis isolate LMUSP501 chromosome 2, AgileGrace, whole genome shotgun sequence and encodes:
- the NKX2-1 gene encoding homeobox protein Nkx-2.1; protein product: MSMSPKHTTPFSVSDILSPLEESYKKVGMEGSNLGAPLAAYRQSQVAQPTMQQHPMGHNGTVTAAYHMTAAGVPQLSHTAMGGYCNGNLSNMSELPPYQETMRNSASATGWYGANADPRFPSISRFMGPTSGMNMSGMGGLGPLGDVSKNIAPLQSAPRRKRRVLFSQAQVYELERRFKQQKYLSAPEREHLASMIHLTPTQVKIWFQNHRYKMKRQAKDKAAQQQMQQDSGSCQQQQQSPRRVAVPVLVKDGKPCQAGSNAPSAAGLQGHQQQGSAAAAITVSSNGTSLSQHPNHQSSSAGQSPDLAQHSASPSSLQSQVSSLSHLNSSSSDYGAAMSCSTLLYGRTW